GTTACTAACGCCTTTCTGCATGGTGAGTtaaaaaaggaagaagaggTGTATATGGAGGCACCACCAGACTTTGCAACAGAATTCATGGTAGGTGAAGGATGTAGGCTCAGAAAGACCTTATATGGGCTAAAACAGTCCCCAAGAGTGTGGTTTGGAAAGTTTGCTGGAGCAATGATTAGCTACGGATATACACATAGCAACTTTGATCACACCATGTTTCTAAAGAAGCGAGGAGATAAAATTACTTGCTTAATCATATATGTcgatgatatgattatcacatGTGATGACCCTGAAGAGATCAAGAACTTGAAGAGAAATCTGTTTCAGGAATTTGAGATAAAAAACTTGAgagatctcaagtactttcttgggattGAAGTGCTGAGATCACAAGGAGGAATCTTTTTGAGACAGAGGAAATATATTCTCGATATTTTGGCAGAAGCAGGTCTCCTGGAATGTAAGCCGGCAAATACACCTATGGTCGTCAACCATGGATTGAAGATTAATGATGGAGCTGCGTTGACCGATCAGAGTCGATATCAATGACTAGTAGGGAAACTCATCTATCTCTCACATACTAGACCcgatattgcctatgcagtaGGAATTgtgagtcaattcatgcataagCCACAGACGGATCGTACGGAGGCAGCGCTCAGAATTTGTCACTATCTAAAGGGAACAACTGGGCATGGAATATTATTTTCCAAGAATGGAAGTCTTGAGATTCATGGATACACAGATGCTGATTGGACAGAGAATACGAACGATAGGAGATCCACAACAtgctactttacctttgttggaggcaACTTAGTGACGTGGAAAAGTAAAAAGCAGAAGGTAGTAGCTCTTTCAAGTGCAGATGCCGAATTTCGTGGGATTAAAAGTGGACTCACCGAGATATTATGGCTAAGAAGATTGATGAAGGAACTTAACCTCGCTCCTAACAAGAAGTGTCAGTTGTACTGTGATAACTAGGCGGCTATAAGCATCTCAGAAAACCCAATTCAACACGATCGAACAAAACATGTGGAGGTGGATAGACACTTTAtcaaggaaaaaattgaaaggGGAATTGTTGAGTTTCCATTTGTTCGTTCAGAAGCTCAGCTTACCGATATATTGACAAAGACTGTCAATGCTAGAAGTTTTGAAGATGTTCTTGGCAAATTGAGTTTTGGAAATCCCActactcaatttgagggggagtgttaagaAAAGAAAGATTGTAATTAAGATCAATTGCCTAAATAACGTAATTGACAAAATAAGTTTCATAGAATAGGATTATTCTTTTCCCTTGTGCAAGACTTACCATGTATATTGTGTTCTACTTCATATTTAAAGGGAACTATATTCAATGGAATTATCATCCTTTTATACAAACTATTTTCTATGTCTTTCTTCTGTACTGCTTAACATAAATACCTACTATAAACTATAATTGCAATTGGAAAAAACTGATAAATACATTGCAAATCTAATTATAATATGTACCGCTTAACATAAATACCTACTATAAACTATAATTGCAATAGGAAAAAACTGATAAATACATAGCAAATCTAATTATAATCAATGAACACCAATGCCATAAAAGCAAGAGAATCTTTGACGACCTTCGTTTCAAACACATAGTAATCACCTACTTCGGCACATGCGTGACGAAATTCTTATAACAGTATATATTtcttaatttcaaattaatagtatagtacaatagaagaagaaaaggctgcaggattaaaaaataaaaaatcagtcAAATCAACATATAATAATAATGAAATTGATAAAAACTGCGAAGGGAAActtaaaaatgacaaaatataaaGAACCAAAATAAGAGTAGATATTTATgtaaaaagaaacaaaacctAAAACTCTGTGCAGTGAAAATTTGGGGGTTAGCGCTCCATCCCACGGCTCGGCACGTGCGGTGGGGTGGGACACGTGCCAAAATGAGATGCATGGTTAGCTGCTGACGAGAGGCTTTGTCACCACTTTTCCAACTGCTTTTAAAGCCTTCCTCTCTTCAAACCCCAACTCTTTAACTACTTCTCGGCTCCGCGCCAATTGAAGAATATCAACATACTCCCATGCTGCTACCCGAGATCGAGGCCGCCGAGGCCCTCGCGGCGCTGGctcgctcctcctcctcctccgcctcttGTTCTCAACAACCGACGCGCCTATCGCCCGAGGTTTGTTACCGACTTTTttagtgtgtttgtgtgtgttctAATTTGACGTCTTGCTTGTAAGCAGAAGCTCAAGACTGAATTGGAATTTAGGGTTCAATTTGAAGCATTAGTTATTTTGTTCAATATACATTGAAGAAGCTGTTGCAggcaaaatgaaaataaaacagAACAAAATAATTAGCCTTGTTGACGTAGATAACAAATGGTTACAAAAGAGCAAGAGAATCATCATCTTTGCAGAGGAATATCTCTTATATGAAGATGCCTTGTGATGGCGtgatttttcctttttcgaGTTTTCAATGTCTTGAATTACACATGAAAATATGCAGAAGATGATGCCGCACCACATCACCAACATCTTTGGCAATCAAGATGAATTGTGATCCTCGTTATTTTTCAGAAAACCGGTGCACCCCACATCAATTTGGCAAATTACTTTTAGGCCTACTGTTTTGAGTTTATCTTGAATTAATGTTCAGAGTGCAATGTTTCTCCAGGTTATCCTGCATTCTTTCTGGGGCTTGAAAATGTATTTATGTATATCAGGATCAAGCAGTGGCTGCCTCTCATGAAAATAACTATGCAATGGCTACAATCTCGCATAGAGATGCAACCACAAAACTAGGCAGTAATCGGTTAAATTCTGCTACCAAGTTAAGGCGAAATTTGACACAGGTACATAGTtataactttattttctttgttgttCTGTATTTTCAGATTAGGGACTTTCTTGTCTTATTATTCTGTTGCTCAGGCTGAAAAGGAAGCACAAAGGATTCGTCGAATATTAGCTAATAGAGAATCTGCCCGGCAGACAGTTCGTCGCCGGCAGGTAGCTTACTCTGCCACTCTGTTGTGAAAATTCTCATTTTGCTTCCTCTTGTGATTTATCACTGGCCACTGTTGTTGCACCTATTGTTTGGTAAAGATATCGTCTTTCAGTTAGTTACGAGTTCCTCATTCCTCTCTTTCTTCATTGGCCTGCCATTTATATACAATAATTTCATCACCTATGAATCTATGATATTTACTTAGTGTCATATTGATTTTGGTTGCAAGGGAAATTATGATCTTGAGAGAGCATCATGGTAATTGTTTGTCTCTCCATTTCTTCTTCCTGTCAGGCTATGCACACGGAGTTGACAAGGCAAGCAGTTGATCTGGCggtggaaaatgaaaatttgaagaagGCAAGTCTTCAGCTACTTGTATTTAACACAAACATTGTTCTGTCATTCTAGTTGAAGTAGTTCACATACCTTCCTATCCCGTAGACTTATACATATTGGATTTTGGTGAGAAGGAAAAGGAGTTGGCTGTTGAGGCGTATAATtctttgaaaaatagaaacaaatttCTCAAACTGCAGGTAAGAACTACTTCTAACATTTAGCTGGTTTTCCTTCAAAACTTAGTCTGTGATACTGGTTGCTTTGGATTTCCAGGCGGATAATTCGAAGAAGGCTGAATCACAAGAGCCAAAGTCATCCCAGGCTGAGAAACCTATTACGACCTCATCACTTCCTTTGTATAACCATCCTTCTTTAATTCCTTTCTCGTGGCCTACAGTTCTATCTTCAAACTTCGTCCACTATCAATATCCATCTCATTCTGATCCCATTAGTCTATCAGAACATAAGGATATATCATCCACAAATCTGGGGCCAGAAACTTCCTCAGTGAGAACTGGACCAGGAAATTTGTTAATTGCGATTCCTCTACCTTGGGTACTTCCGCTCCCTAGTTACGGTCCAGTGCTGTGTTCATGCTCCGATACAGAGAAGAAAACGAATGAAACACATCCAGCTCATCAGTGCAGTAAATCTTCGTCTTCAGACAATCTGTTTGTGGTTGAAAACAATGAGTTGTCATCCAAGTCGGATATGCTGATAAAAGACAGTACATGTGTTAGAAGTGCAGTTGGAGATTATCCTGTGAACAGTGGCGACCATTGCACAGAGCTTCACTCCGGAGCTACTCTCCTTGCTCCCGAGAAGCTGAGCTGCATCAGGCCAACAAGAAATTCATTGGAAGATGAAACTGGCGATCCCAGTGCAATGGAAAATGTGTTGGAAACTTAACCGAAGAAGAATGCAGAGCTAGCTATCCGGCACCACAATAAACCGGAGAATTTGTTTTCAGCACTTATGGCCGGGAAGAGAGGAAGGAATTGATGATGCTAAGGAGTGTCAAGTTCCATCAGGCTCGTATACACAGTGCCAACTCTCGAGTCTTTGCAATGCAGGGAAGTGGTACTTGGTAATTTGTTGAAGCTAGTTGTGGACTCTGGTAGCATCTGTAACATAATGTGTTGTATATAAGCTGAGCAGTGTCTCGTTCTTGCTGCAGTTGTGTGACTGTATGACACTTTGATGTACTGTATGTTATTTTGAAGCCCAGTGGAGAAACTGTCTGTAATGTTACAGTATCATTTTCTGAAAACTACTGCAGAGACTACGAAATATAATATGCTGATTTATGTTACTTTCAgtgtttttataatattttgtttaatttatttatctgacattatcaaatttcatcttATGGCCTTCTTAATAAGTTATATTTCTGTAATCTGCTACCAAGGAAATCGACCTACAGCAGCAGGTTGACTGAAGGGAGGAAGTATCTGCAAGTGAGAAGCGCATTTTTCATACATGATGGGTATTATATTcagagtttagtcaaatctgtCAGAGGATACAAGAACTGGGCTTCTAACTTTATGCTTGGAGTCAGTCCACAAGAGTGATCCAGAGAGGTACCACGCCTCCACCGCAGGCGGCTTCCCTTCTAGTGTTACTTTAAACGACCTATTTTGGTTGGGTCGAGTAAATGTCAAAACGTTGGGGGTGACTTTGATAGAAAGACCGTCCGGGGCGGTAACCTTGGCTTTGTATGTTGAGTTACCGGTGCCCACATTTGTCACAGTCCTATAAAATACTCCTGTGATGACCAACTCGTCTCCCTTGACTTGCAGGTATATGGAAGGGTAGTTGAGGCCATCTGCTCCTTTTGCTTGTGGAACGCTGGAGCAACTGTATTTCCTGCTGCCTGTGAGTAGAGCTATGTCTTTGTCTTGGTAGCCCTCTTTGCAGAGAAAACTTATGTAGGAGACTAGGTCGATGTCGTAAATCAGCCCTGGATTTACTGCTGCTTTCGGGTTCAGTTGTCCAGAACCAGATGCAAATTCAGCTCCAATCGGCGTGATCTTCAGTCTTTTTGCTGCAACACATAATGTGGATGAGTTACGGTTTAATGTTTAGGCGAATAAGAAAAGGCAGAGAAGCTTACAAGTGGTCATTAAAGCAGATTTGATGGCAGCGGGCGACCAATGTGGATGGAAAGACTTGACATAAGCAGCAGCCCCTGAGACATGAGGGCAAGCCATGGAAGTTCCGGACAGGATGTTGTACTTCACAACTCGTGCATCACCTTCTTCTCCAGTTACAGTGGCGAGTTTTGTGTAGGCCGCCAATATGTTAACCCCAGGTGCAGAAATGTCGGGCTGTATGATATCCGAGTCAGCAAATAAACAAGGCCGCAGGCATCATGTAGTGGGAGATGGATCTTACCTTTAGTAAATTAGCACACAGTTGCTGAGGTCCTCTAGATGAAAATGAAGCTACAGCTGGTGCAGCTATTTTGATGGATTTCGTTTTGGATATCACAGCTCGAGCTGATCTACAAAGATGACAATGTCGATAAGATCAAATCTAGAGACAGATGATACCGAGTTTTGGATCAAAGCCTGAGTAGTTACCTAGTGGAATTTATGTAGTTACTAATCTTTGTACCATCTTCAACACTGACATAAGTTCCTGGTCCCATTAGAGCGAATGCAGTGTCATCCAATTCTTCATCCGACATGATGATTCCTGCTGCACCTAGTTGTGGGACGACAGAATCACCGCCTGATCCCTCGCAGTATACTATCTTTCCTTTTACCTTCACCCGGTCCAGGGTTCCTTCTTCACATTCACTGTTaacaaaaaaatgatattaatatGTAGCAACATTGCTTAATTCTCCCATTCTGACATTGTTTCTGAGGCCTCAATCGCCTCTTTGTTACAGGACAGAGGAGAAGCAAACACAATGGATGTGCGCTTATTCTGGTAAGAGAAGGAGCTCTGTTAAGGTACCTGGCTTCTCCATATGGAAAACTTGAATTCTTTGCTTCTTCTCCACTTGTTAGAGGGTAGAAGCTTTTCTTGGGCACATATGTATTGATTGCAATTCCCTACAAATAAGATATAGAGAGTAAGCACATTGATTATCATTACATCATTTTATGaggacagagagagagagaaaaagaccGTGATCTTTTGTCCATCGCCCAGTTTCACTCTTGTCACAAGCTTCCTGTCTGTGGTGGTTGCAGCGACAGTCATGATCCACGGCGCAACATTCTGGATTGTCCCTGGATAAGGTCCTTCGTTCCCTCCTGAGCACACTGTCAAGACTCCCTTTTTCAACCCGTGGAAGGCCCCAATGGCCATAGTATCTTTGCTGAAGCTGCGCCCTGCCCCGCCTATTGATACTGATATCACATCCACCCCGTCAGCAATGGCTGCATCGAACGCTGCCAGAAGATCTACGTCCTGGCAGCCATTCCCCCAGCAAATTTTGTAACTAGCTATCCGGGCTGATGGAACCGCGCCTCTTGCAGTGCCTTTCGCAATGCCGTACAAATTAGCGCCTTCCACAGTCACACCGCCTGCAATTGAGGCCGTGTGTGTCCCGTGCCCGTCAATGTCCACCGGAGAAGCATCGGGGCCAACGCTGCCCCCAATATCAAAGTACTGTGCACCAATCAGCTTGCTGGGAAAGTTGAAGACAAGATCAGTTATGAATACAAGTACGACAACTACTTCTAGTTAAAAAtgtctcaatttttttaaatcttcaaCTCACTTGTTGCAGCCAGTGAAGTTTACTCCTGTAGCACACTTGCCTTTCCACTTACGTGGTGGTGGTCCCATTCCCGAGTCGTTGAAACTAAGTGATTCCGGCCATATTCCTGCAGACATCAAAGCAAATAAGTATGAATTCAAGAGCTAGTTATCATCGTGTAGGAGTATAAGGTAAATTTCTCTTACCTGTATCAAGAACAGCTACTATCATGTCTGATTCAAGCCGAATATTTCTCTTGACATTCTGAGACATTCCTATAAAATCCCATGATCTTGTAGTCATCTGCTTGTGCTCTTTGTTAGGAAACACTGAAATAACACCTTCTCTCTCTGtaatacaacaacaaaaaatgtcatgTAAGTTTGACTTAGTATGACGGACCGAACTAGAACTATCGATATCTATAACCATACCCGATAGCAACTTGGCTTCGTGTGGCTTCAATCGCGCTGCGAAACCATTGAAACTCCTCTTGTAGCTATATATCTTTGATCTTCTTGCTACCACTTCACTGTCATCAATTAATAGGTATCATCATATAGTATTAATAAGTAGTAATATGATGAGAGAGTAGTGTAGATGTAACCAATATATTACTCTCCAATTGCTTCAGAAAGAATGTTGTGGTGTGCATTCGTTACAGACTTCCTATCTAGCGGCAACTCTCCCATGTATACAATGTAGGTCTGTTTCATTACCATCACAACACCAATTCTcagtttcttttttttggtatgAACATATTACATCTCGTAGGTCACTTCACGAAACGCGCTTACCTGTCTCTCGTGGTCGTCGTAGGCCTTGTTGAAACCGGCAATTCGATCAAGGCAAAGCGTCGAGCATAATGCAAAAATCAGCAGCTTATTCGATGTGTTCATGGTGTTGAGCAGAGTGTATGATTTAGTGAAGTAGTAGTGTAGTGGAGTGGTGaagtcatatatatatatatatattgatggtCAGCTACGAATATGGATCGTTCTTGATTTGGGAAGAAAGCTACTCACCACAAGAAATCTTGATTGCCGTTAGTTGTGTAACCATTCGACGCACTATATCTGCTATAATTCATTTTACCAAATctcttcaaatttgaatttttattaaaatttatggaGATATGTCGGTTTAGATGGAAGATGCATCCACTATATATTAATCACGAATTTTAATCCCTATAGTCTTACGTAGTAAATATGTGGCCATATTCTATGAATGTATATTGGTCGATGGAGCGAATTAGAAATACTGTCTATGGCGTGTGTACATATAGATAAATGAAAAGTTTGGATTTAATGCTctctttaaattaaaaatatatcgGAAATGAGTCTCTCTAAATAGTTGTTATATAATTTTTTGAGTGAATTACGTAAATGGTTTCTGAACTATGCGTTTTGCACGCAAATGAtacctaaactttaaaaatatcgtgggtAGTCCCTGAACCAATGtataatcatatttttaatattttttcactattcatcacaattttgtACCAAAAATGCCCCCAAGGCATGAAGGACATTTTTAaactttcatatctaggtattggatttgatattttctttatctttctctctagtaataaatatgatattttcttatagtttgagtacctaaaatgacattattcacttcactttttcaatcactttatgtcatatcttctttctctctttctctaaattttaggaagtaagaaattaaaataaaaaaaatacactatgGAGTTCTTAAATGTatggaataaaatttaaaattataaatttaattatcaaaataaattttagctAAATTTAACTtgattatgattatttttttaatattaaatattataattaattaaaattaagaatttagttttcattaaaaaagtaaattttaatattaaaaaacaaatcacaatcaaaattaaattttgtgacaaattattttataattaaatttagaattttgatttttataattaatatatttaagaatttcatagtactattttttattttaattttttacttcctaaaaattttagagaaaaagagaaagaagatatgatataaagtgattgaaaaagtgaagtgaattatatcattttaggtactcaaactataagaaaatatcatatttagtactagAGAGAAATATAAAGAGAATATCAAATCCAACACCTAGATATAAAAGTCCAAAAATACCATTCATGCCTTGGGGGCATTTTTGGTGCAAAATTGTGataaatagtgaaaaagtatcaaaaatgtgattacaccttagttcagggactacccacgatatttttaaagtttaggtaCCATTTGCGTGCAAAACGTATAGTTCAGAGACCATTTACGTAGTTCACACTAATTTTTTTAGTCCAACTTGAATACGCAAGAACATTTGATTTTATGATGTTATTCGTTACTAATTAGATGTGGTACCACTTTGTAGGAACTTTGTTCTTTTCAATCGGTCAATCTTTGATCAATTTATGTCATATCGTTTTGGATGATAAACTGATTTTGTCACTAATTGAGGGAGAAAACACATTATATGCTAGTAATTATGTCCATATCAGTTTAATCAAGATGAAAAATTCACAAATCGCATGTTCCTAATAATTAGTTAGGCTGACAatattaatttcaaaaaaaCACGTACGCAAATTTATTTATAAGTTAATTAATATGGGAGAGGCGTATTTGAAAAAATAACCATACTTGTGGCTGTAAATATGCTAAGTGACATTcgctttttaataaaaataagatgTGGGCATATGAATCATTTTATAACAAATCTCTTTCTTCTAAAATACTTCAAATATTaaatatctcataaattctttAATTTGAAATAATCAGATCAAGATTAACTTCACTGATGCCCTAAATCAAAATATTCTCAAGTGAGCTAAAacacaatttatatttttaaaagaaagtAATGTGGGCTATTAAGGCCAcgatttttcaaaattatatactccatatagtaAGGCCCATTGGGCTAAACTCCAACAGAGTaaattagtagtactaaatatgtatatattgaTTTCACTTACATTATTGGTACACAATTTATGGACTAGGAGTAAAGAGTAACCGTTTAGTTAGAAAATTATCTCTAAAAAGCGTTTCGATTAATTAGTTTGGTGGAATTAGATTCTTTGCACGATCAAGTAATGTCCCACAACTACATAATTTATCCAAGTGCCTGCCTATATAATTTGAGGCTTTGGTAGTGTTGGGGAAAAGTTCAACATTACAAACAAAAAGTAGATCATACTTTGAAATCTAATCACCGTTTTAGAAACCATTCATTGTCATTTTTCTTCCATCATTATATGGGCCATCTTCCAATCAATTTTATTACATTCTTAAGCTACAATCTCTAGCTGGGACTACTTATATTACTACTAATAtgccttcttttctttttagttcgtTTGCACTTTCTAAATTAtgaaactattttctctctaattagGTGTGACCGATTCTCCACTAGTAATACtttaatcacattttatttctacttttctcatactttactatcaattatgcattaaaatctgtgttcaaccaaaagtgcatattcttgccATCTTGCAGGGcggaaggagtactattttgCAATTGGAGTGTAAAGTAACTATGCACAACTTTGATTTTTAAGCGAACTTAACTTGTGCACATAAATTT
This sequence is a window from Salvia splendens isolate huo1 chromosome 14, SspV2, whole genome shotgun sequence. Protein-coding genes within it:
- the LOC121763995 gene encoding basic leucine zipper 10-like isoform X1; this translates as MLLPEIEAAEALAALARSSSSSASCSQQPTRLSPEDQAVAASHENNYAMATISHRDATTKLGSNRLNSATKLRRNLTQAEKEAQRIRRILANRESARQTVRRRQAMHTELTRQAVDLAVENENLKKEKELAVEAYNSLKNRNKFLKLQADNSKKAESQEPKSSQAEKPITTSSLPLYNHPSLIPFSWPTVLSSNFVHYQYPSHSDPISLSEHKDISSTNLGPETSSVRTGPGNLLIAIPLPWVLPLPSYGPVLCSCSDTEKKTNETHPAHQCSKSSSSDNLFVVENNELSSKSDMLIKDSTCVRSAVGDYPVNSGDHCTELHSGATLLAPEKLSCIRPTRNSLEDETGDPSAMENVLET
- the LOC121763995 gene encoding uncharacterized protein LOC121763995 isoform X2 translates to MATISHRDATTKLGSNRLNSATKLRRNLTQAEKEAQRIRRILANRESARQTVRRRQAMHTELTRQAVDLAVENENLKKEKELAVEAYNSLKNRNKFLKLQADNSKKAESQEPKSSQAEKPITTSSLPLYNHPSLIPFSWPTVLSSNFVHYQYPSHSDPISLSEHKDISSTNLGPETSSVRTGPGNLLIAIPLPWVLPLPSYGPVLCSCSDTEKKTNETHPAHQCSKSSSSDNLFVVENNELSSKSDMLIKDSTCVRSAVGDYPVNSGDHCTELHSGATLLAPEKLSCIRPTRNSLEDETGDPSAMENVLET
- the LOC121763898 gene encoding subtilisin-like protease SBT4.15, coding for MNTSNKLLIFALCSTLCLDRIAGFNKAYDDHERQTYIVYMGELPLDRKSVTNAHHNILSEAIGDEVVARRSKIYSYKRSFNGFAARLKPHEAKLLSGMVIDIDSSSSVRHTKSNLHDIFCCCITEREGVISVFPNKEHKQMTTRSWDFIGMSQNVKRNIRLESDMIVAVLDTGIWPESLSFNDSGMGPPPRKWKGKCATGVNFTGCNNKLIGAQYFDIGGSVGPDASPVDIDGHGTHTASIAGGVTVEGANLYGIAKGTARGAVPSARIASYKICWGNGCQDVDLLAAFDAAIADGVDVISVSIGGAGRSFSKDTMAIGAFHGLKKGVLTVCSGGNEGPYPGTIQNVAPWIMTVAATTTDRKLVTRVKLGDGQKITGIAINTYVPKKSFYPLTSGEEAKNSSFPYGEASECEEGTLDRVKVKGKIVYCEGSGGDSVVPQLGAAGIIMSDEELDDTAFALMGPGTYVSVEDGTKISNYINSTRSARAVISKTKSIKIAAPAVASFSSRGPQQLCANLLKPDISAPGVNILAAYTKLATVTGEEGDARVVKYNILSGTSMACPHVSGAAAYVKSFHPHWSPAAIKSALMTTSKRLKITPIGAEFASGSGQLNPKAAVNPGLIYDIDLVSYISFLCKEGYQDKDIALLTGSRKYSCSSVPQAKGADGLNYPSIYLQVKGDELVITGVFYRTVTNVGTGNSTYKAKVTAPDGLSIKVTPNVLTFTRPNQNRSFKVTLEGKPPAVEAWYLSGSLLWTDSKHKVRSPVLVSSDRFD